A DNA window from Aythya fuligula isolate bAytFul2 chromosome 4, bAytFul2.pri, whole genome shotgun sequence contains the following coding sequences:
- the SOWAHB gene encoding ankyrin repeat domain-containing protein SOWAHB produces MARELSQEAVLDFLWGAGGRAPNAALLRHFQAFLRDPALTAEQRGERRERFKRLVNSVATVRPAGPGASKDIVLRRRYRDLLDEELPPPGEHRPQEEEEEEEEEEEEEEKQQQPPPPPCQPGPSGKALEKGQHPSGAVSGGCASRGRGGLCCECRRALRDAAARPPPYRSRPLALGSGVPLFVSPPPYRPPQPPPAAPARSPALPRGPPPSGAAPAGSLPAADPKGPPPARSLPLPPGPRLPPSHRPPQARTPQPARREPPLSQSPLCRSAPGTLPLSQSQSLQTLTAERSPPQTPLLSPCPDALPSTRLPPSQSRSLQHLPTRPSPSPPRLEGLTVPPHGPARSRAPLLHTPSLPSPLTPPPPASPTVLPPCSQSPPLTPTGPPQAPESGPAAPLPVFRSIRCQLALLEVQGVPPSLQDDRGGLPRSLPSKSSPVHVPNRGLVVPLGRREHAWLVAVSAGRWAQVRGLFLEEPELALQRDFVTGFTVLHWLAKHGDGTGLQELAEAARRAGLSLDVDVRSGCGYTPLHLAAIHGHQLVIKVLVLQLGCQVQVRDGSGRRPWEYLGGNTSGEIWQLLQAPRGTIMFPTQPLARSVSSVSKASLPAGRATLAACLKPQRSRGAASHQIGSDSD; encoded by the exons ATGGCTCGGGAGCTGAGCCAGGAGGCCGTGCTGGACTTCTTGTGGGGGGCCGGCGGCCGAGCCCCCAACGCGGCGCTGCTCCGCCACTTCCAGGCTTTCCTCCGCGACCCGGCGCTGACGGCCGAGCAGCGGGGCGAGCGCCGGGAGCGCTTCAAGCGCCTCGTCAACTCCGTGGCCACCGTgcgccccgccggccccggcgCCTCCAAGGACATCGTCCTCCGCCGCAGGTACCGAGACCTCCTCGACGAGGAGCTGCCGCCGCCGGGGGAGCACCGGccgcaggaggaggaggaggaggaggaagaggaggaggaggaggaggagaagcagcagcagcccccgccgcccccgtGCCAGCCCGGCCCGTCGGGGAAGGCGCTGGAGAAGGGGCAGCACCCCTCGGGAGCCGTGTCGGGGGGCTGCGCCTCCCGGGGCCGCGGGGGGCTGTGCTGCGAGTGCCGCCGGGCGCTCCGCGAtgccgccgcccggccgccccctTACCGGAGCCGCCCGCTGGCTTTGGGGTCGGGGGTGCCGCTCTTCGTGTCCCCGCCGCCCTACCGGCCCCCgcagccgccccccgccgctccTGCCCGCTCCCCGGCCCTTCCCCGGGGGCCGCCGCCCTCTGGGGCAGCCCCCGCGGGGTCCCTGCCAGCGGCGGACCCCAAGGGACCGCCACCTGCTCGGTCCCTGCCGCTGCCCCCGggccccaggctgcccccatcCCA CAGGCCACCCCAAGCCCGGACCCCGCAGCCAGCCCGCCGGGAGCCACCCCTGTCGCAGTCCCCGCTGTGTCGCTCAGCTCCGGGGACACTGCCCCTGTCGCAGTCCCAGTCCCTGCAGACGCTCACTGCTGAGCGCTCCCCACCCCAGACCCCGCTGCTTTCACCGTGCCCGGATGCGTTACCCTCCACCCGGCTGCCCCCGTCCCAGTCCAggtccctgcagcacctccccaCCAggccgtccccatccccaccacgGCTGGAGGGGCTCACGGTGCCACCCCATGGACCAGCACGGTCCCGAGCCCCGCTGCTgcacacccccagcctgccctcaCCCCtcaccccaccacccccagccaGCCCTACAGTGCTGCCCCCCTGCTCCCAATCCCCCCCGCTGACCCCTACGGGGCCACCACAAGCCCCGGAgagcggccccgcagccccgctgcctgTCTTCAGGAGCATCAGGTGCCAGCTGGCGTTGCTGGAGGTGCAGGGCGTCCCCCCATCGCTGCAGGACGACAGAGGGGGGCTGCCCCGCAGCCTGCCCTCCAAGAGCTCCCCCGTGCACGTCCCAAACCGGGGGCTGGTGGTGCCGCTGGGGCGGCGGGAGCACGCCTGGCTCGTGGCCGTGTCGGCGGGGCGCTGGGCCCAGGTGCGGGGGCTGTTCCTGGAGGAGCCGGAGCTGGCCCTGCAGCGGGACTTCGTGACGGGCTTCACGGTGCTGCACTGGCTGGCCAAGCACGGGGACGGGACgggcctgcaggagctggcggAAGCGGCGCGCCGGGCCGGGCTGTCCCTGGACGTGGACGTGAGGTCGGGCTGCGGCTACACTCCGCTGCACCTGGCCGCCATACACGGCCACCAGCTCGTCATcaaggtgctggtgctgcagctggggtgcCAGGTGCAGGTGAGGGATGGCAGCGGGCGCCGGCCCTGGGAGTACCTGGGCGGCAACACCTCCGGCGAGAtctggcagctcctgcaggcgCCCCGGGGCACCATCATGTTCCCCACGCAGCCCCTGGCCCGCAGCGTGTCCTCCGTCAGCAAGGCCTCGCTGCCCGCCGGCAGGGCGACGCTGGCCGCCTGCCTGAAGCCGCAGCGCAGCCGCGGGGCAGCGTCCCACCAGATCGGCAGCGACAGCGACTGA